One window of the Novipirellula caenicola genome contains the following:
- a CDS encoding efflux RND transporter periplasmic adaptor subunit: protein MKISAFRTIILGVSFLVLLPACNKLSDLKNQYYVSHAEAFPSEGLASHAEHRVGEPGSHKDQNHQVDHHDGHQDEHRSEHHGAHKIVVTTPVAKDVVSTQQFVCQIHSWRHIEVCALEGGYLETIAVQEGQRVKQGDLLFKILPTLYEARLESDMAEAQLAQIELQNTERLFEQNIVAQPEVALAKAKLAKAQAKVNLAQAELNFTTLRAPFDGIVDKQHEQQGSLIEEGDVLTTLSDNSTMWAYFNVPEARYLQYEASPDKDNVKVELVLADGNKFPHAGTIGAIEADFNNETGNIAFRGDFPNPQHLLRHGQTGTVLLSRVVANAIVIPQRATFEILAKKYAFVVGDDGVAQQREIVVQSEQDDIYLIKDGLDVNEKIVLEGIRQVRDGEHVQYEFQAAEDVLRSLKYHAE from the coding sequence ATGAAAATCTCAGCGTTTCGCACCATCATCCTTGGGGTGTCTTTTCTTGTATTGCTTCCTGCTTGCAACAAGCTCAGCGATCTCAAGAACCAGTACTACGTATCACACGCCGAAGCGTTTCCAAGCGAGGGCTTAGCGTCGCACGCGGAGCATCGTGTTGGCGAGCCGGGTTCCCACAAGGATCAAAACCACCAAGTTGATCATCATGATGGCCATCAAGACGAACACCGAAGTGAACACCATGGAGCACACAAGATCGTGGTCACCACTCCGGTTGCCAAGGACGTGGTGAGTACCCAGCAGTTCGTTTGCCAAATTCATTCGTGGCGTCACATCGAAGTTTGTGCGTTGGAAGGTGGGTATCTCGAGACCATTGCGGTCCAGGAAGGGCAGCGGGTGAAGCAGGGTGATTTGCTATTCAAAATCCTTCCGACGCTGTACGAAGCCCGATTGGAATCGGATATGGCCGAAGCTCAACTGGCACAAATTGAACTGCAAAACACAGAGAGATTGTTTGAACAAAACATTGTCGCCCAGCCCGAAGTCGCATTGGCCAAAGCAAAGTTGGCAAAGGCCCAAGCGAAGGTCAATTTGGCACAGGCAGAGTTGAACTTCACCACGTTACGAGCACCATTTGATGGCATCGTCGACAAGCAACACGAACAACAGGGCAGTCTAATCGAGGAAGGCGACGTGCTGACCACGCTGTCGGACAACAGCACGATGTGGGCGTATTTCAACGTGCCTGAAGCTCGCTACCTGCAATACGAAGCCAGCCCGGACAAAGACAATGTCAAGGTCGAGCTTGTCTTGGCTGACGGCAACAAGTTTCCTCATGCGGGAACGATCGGCGCGATCGAAGCCGACTTCAATAACGAGACAGGCAATATCGCGTTCCGAGGCGACTTTCCCAACCCCCAACACTTGTTGCGGCATGGTCAAACCGGCACCGTGTTGCTCAGCCGTGTCGTCGCCAATGCGATTGTCATCCCTCAGCGAGCCACCTTCGAGATTCTTGCTAAGAAGTATGCGTTTGTTGTTGGCGACGATGGGGTTGCTCAACAACGCGAGATTGTCGTTCAGAGCGAACAGGACGACATTTATCTGATCAAGGATGGACTCGACGTCAACGAAAAGATTGTGCTCGAAGGGATCCGACAAGTCCGTGACGGCGAGCACGTGCAGTATGAGTTTCAAGCTGCTGAGGACGTTCTTCGCAGTCTGAAATACCACGCCGAATAG
- a CDS encoding efflux RND transporter permease subunit has protein sequence MFARILHRPALAIVISLLILFMGGLSIVSLPISQFPSVAPPSVVVSVSFPGSSAKILVDSTLVILEQAINGVQDMRYMISDATSAGEATIQIVFEPGTDPNVAVMNVNNRIQAVKNNLPPIVDREGIIVMQNMSSMLMYVNVFSKDKNVDQNFLYNYASVNVLPEIKRIQGIGSATILGNRAYAMRIELNLERLRAYNVSAKEVMDALAEQSIIGSPGRLGQATGKTSQTLEYVLTWVGRYDKPEQYGDIILKSNAEGEILRIKDVATVELGSSFYDLYSDIDGDPSAAIVLKQTPGSNASEVIDKVKEKLEEIKEAQFPPGMDYSVTYDVSNFLDASIEKVLHTLLEAFVLVSLVVYLFLGDFRSTLIPTLAVPVSLIGAFFFMLMFGMSINLITLFALVLAIGVVVDDAIVVVEAVHEKMHTKHVGPYQATQEVMHEISGAIIAITMVMTAVFIPVTFMTGPVGVFYRQFGLTMAMSIVLSGLVALTLTPVLCAMILKPINPNKKKSRSPLAIFLRVIDSAIVKLTGGYAWILRGLVTKRLLTMLVIMAFSVGIFLVNTVLPTGFIPLEDQGMIYGIIQTPPGSTLEYTNSKSHELAEICKSFDEVTSVSSIAGYEVLTQGRGSNAGTCLINLKPWEERKLTSKQLIEELEEKGREIANVHLEFYEPPAVPGFGAAGGFSLNLLDKTNSGDYQQMGEVTETFMEALGKRKELKGLFTFFANNYPQYEIVIDNDVAMQKGVSIADAMENLSIVVGSTWEQGFVRFGQFYKVYVQSAPEFRRYPEDLENLFVQNDKGENVPYSAFMKLKKMQGLNEISRYNLYTTAAIQGAPAEGYSTGQAIAAIQEVAAEVLPRGYDIDWQGLSYDEAKKGNTAFYIFLVVVMFVYLVLVGQYESFLLPLAVIISLPVGLFGSFALLKAMGLANDVYAQIGLVMLVGLLGKNAILIIEFAVQRRHDGLSLKDAAIEGGKLRFRPILMTSFAFIAGLIPLVRATGPGAIGNRTIGTTAVGGMLVGTVIGVLLIPGLYYIFGKLADGKKLLQDETDEPLSERFEHEA, from the coding sequence ATGTTTGCAAGAATTCTGCATCGTCCCGCACTGGCCATCGTCATCTCGCTGCTGATCCTGTTTATGGGCGGGTTGTCGATCGTTTCACTGCCAATTTCTCAGTTCCCCTCAGTCGCGCCACCAAGCGTGGTGGTCTCGGTGTCGTTTCCGGGCTCGAGCGCAAAAATCTTGGTCGATTCGACTTTGGTGATCCTAGAACAAGCGATCAACGGCGTTCAGGACATGCGGTACATGATCTCTGATGCAACCAGTGCTGGCGAGGCAACGATCCAGATTGTTTTCGAACCTGGGACGGATCCCAACGTGGCGGTCATGAACGTGAACAATCGGATCCAAGCGGTGAAGAACAACCTTCCGCCGATCGTGGATCGCGAAGGCATCATCGTCATGCAGAACATGTCCAGCATGCTGATGTACGTGAATGTGTTCAGCAAAGACAAAAACGTCGACCAAAATTTTCTCTACAACTACGCTTCCGTCAACGTGTTGCCCGAGATCAAGCGGATCCAGGGGATTGGCAGTGCGACGATCCTTGGCAACCGTGCCTATGCGATGCGGATCGAGCTCAATTTAGAACGATTGCGTGCTTATAACGTATCGGCCAAGGAAGTGATGGATGCTTTGGCGGAACAAAGTATCATCGGTTCGCCAGGACGTCTCGGCCAAGCGACCGGGAAAACCTCGCAGACGTTGGAGTACGTATTGACTTGGGTGGGACGCTACGACAAGCCTGAGCAATATGGGGACATCATTCTAAAGTCCAACGCGGAAGGTGAAATCCTGAGGATCAAAGACGTTGCGACGGTCGAACTCGGTTCGTCATTCTACGATTTGTACTCGGACATCGACGGCGACCCATCGGCCGCCATCGTGCTCAAGCAAACGCCTGGTTCGAACGCCAGCGAAGTTATCGATAAGGTCAAAGAGAAGCTAGAAGAGATCAAAGAGGCACAGTTCCCTCCGGGAATGGACTATTCAGTCACCTATGACGTTTCCAACTTCTTGGATGCGTCGATCGAAAAGGTACTTCACACGCTGCTTGAGGCTTTTGTGTTAGTTTCGCTGGTGGTTTATTTGTTTCTCGGTGATTTTCGCAGCACGTTGATCCCCACACTGGCCGTTCCCGTGTCGTTGATCGGAGCGTTCTTTTTCATGTTGATGTTCGGCATGTCGATCAACCTAATCACGCTCTTTGCATTGGTGTTGGCGATCGGTGTCGTGGTGGACGATGCGATTGTCGTGGTCGAAGCAGTACACGAAAAAATGCACACCAAACATGTGGGGCCGTATCAGGCGACCCAAGAGGTGATGCATGAAATCAGCGGCGCGATCATCGCGATCACGATGGTCATGACCGCCGTGTTTATTCCAGTGACCTTCATGACCGGACCAGTTGGCGTTTTCTATCGCCAATTCGGACTCACGATGGCGATGTCGATTGTGCTATCGGGGTTAGTGGCTCTGACGCTCACACCGGTGCTATGTGCGATGATTCTGAAACCTATCAATCCGAACAAAAAGAAGAGCCGTAGTCCGCTCGCCATTTTTTTGCGGGTGATCGACTCGGCAATCGTGAAGCTGACCGGAGGCTATGCCTGGATCTTGCGTGGTCTCGTCACGAAGCGACTGCTAACCATGCTCGTGATCATGGCGTTTAGTGTCGGTATCTTTCTGGTCAACACCGTGCTTCCCACCGGCTTTATTCCGCTTGAGGACCAAGGGATGATTTATGGGATTATCCAAACGCCGCCGGGATCAACACTTGAGTACACCAATAGCAAGTCGCACGAATTGGCCGAGATCTGCAAAAGCTTTGACGAGGTTACTTCGGTTTCGTCGATCGCTGGTTACGAAGTTCTGACTCAAGGGCGGGGATCCAACGCAGGGACATGCTTGATCAATTTGAAGCCCTGGGAAGAACGCAAACTTACTTCGAAGCAGTTGATCGAGGAACTTGAAGAAAAAGGTCGTGAGATTGCCAATGTGCATCTGGAGTTCTATGAACCACCGGCGGTTCCCGGCTTTGGTGCGGCGGGCGGTTTCTCTTTGAACTTGTTAGACAAAACAAACAGTGGCGACTACCAACAGATGGGCGAAGTGACGGAAACCTTCATGGAAGCCCTGGGGAAACGCAAAGAGTTGAAAGGTCTGTTCACGTTCTTTGCGAACAACTATCCGCAGTATGAAATTGTCATCGACAACGATGTGGCGATGCAAAAGGGAGTTTCGATCGCCGATGCGATGGAGAATCTTTCCATCGTTGTCGGCAGCACGTGGGAGCAAGGTTTTGTCCGGTTTGGCCAATTCTATAAGGTCTATGTTCAATCGGCGCCCGAGTTTCGTCGGTATCCCGAGGATCTAGAGAATTTATTCGTCCAGAACGATAAAGGCGAGAATGTTCCCTACTCAGCATTCATGAAACTCAAGAAAATGCAGGGCCTGAATGAAATCAGCCGTTACAACTTGTACACGACCGCGGCGATCCAAGGAGCACCGGCTGAAGGTTACAGTACTGGGCAAGCTATTGCGGCGATCCAAGAAGTGGCCGCAGAGGTGTTGCCACGCGGTTACGACATCGATTGGCAAGGCCTTTCTTATGACGAGGCCAAAAAAGGGAACACTGCTTTCTATATTTTCTTGGTCGTCGTGATGTTTGTGTATCTCGTTTTGGTGGGGCAATACGAAAGCTTTCTGTTGCCGTTGGCGGTGATCATTTCCCTGCCGGTGGGGCTGTTCGGTTCCTTTGCGTTACTCAAAGCAATGGGCTTAGCTAACGACGTCTACGCACAAATTGGGTTGGTCATGTTGGTCGGTCTACTGGGCAAGAATGCGATTCTGATCATCGAGTTCGCGGTGCAGCGGCGGCATGATGGATTGTCGCTAAAGGACGCGGCCATCGAAGGTGGAAAGCTGCGGTTCCGGCCGATTCTGATGACCTCGTTCGCGTTCATTGCCGGTTTGATCCCGTTGGTCCGTGCCACTGGCCCTGGGGCGATCGGAAACCGCACGATCGGTACGACGGCGGTCGGCGGCATGCTGGTGGGGACGGTGATTGGCGTGTTGTTGATTCCCGGACTCTATTACATCTTTGGCAAGTTGGCCGACGGTAAAAAACTGCTGCAAGACGAAACCGATGAACCCCTCAGCGAGCGATTCGAACACGAAGCTTAA
- a CDS encoding efflux transporter outer membrane subunit, which translates to MNLLKNVPHTKLKNVAISTAVVTSFLVVLPSCSVPPLRRAQPGPMMPENYNLNTQWIHGASAEAPDAADPDVVSASDATSPPDNLVDADDSSSESKSLLGSFKLASFVKPATALELNEADDSAVNTSPVKDQAYYLSDLPGGSGVGPNPMEIGYDAVEIGISNWENSSQVPRFEFFNDPYLTGLIHQALTGNQELKILNEEIRIASNEVQARSGEYLPFVTLGGGAGVEKSSAYSREGAVEEHLDARGKSFPDPLPDFLVATNVSWEIDIWRKLRNARDAACLRYLGSVDGRNYIVTRMVAEVAENYFELLALDNQLLTLDKTIEIQQRSLETSQQMKDAGRGTELAVQRFLAEVQKNESEKLIIQQRIVEAENRINFLLGRYPQPVQRSSVEYIDLNLHSLSAGVPAQLLRNRSDIRQAEREVAAAGLDVKVARARFYPSLNLSAGVGYRAFDAGYLFSTPESLIYNVAGDLVAPLINKKAIKAAYRSANAQQLQAVYDYQRTVLNAYTEVVNQLTKVDNYAKSIEIKKQQLESLEASVDSATKLFQNARAEYMEVLLAQRDMMEAKMVLIETKQEQLAATVNAYQALGGGGAVTGMN; encoded by the coding sequence ATGAACCTGTTGAAAAATGTCCCGCATACGAAGCTAAAGAACGTCGCCATATCGACGGCGGTTGTGACCAGCTTTCTAGTGGTGTTACCGTCGTGTTCTGTCCCGCCGCTCCGCCGAGCCCAACCGGGACCGATGATGCCAGAAAACTACAATCTAAATACCCAGTGGATCCATGGAGCTTCTGCTGAGGCTCCAGATGCTGCGGATCCGGATGTTGTTAGCGCGAGTGATGCGACTTCACCGCCGGATAACCTTGTCGACGCGGATGATTCCTCAAGCGAATCGAAGAGCCTGTTGGGATCATTCAAATTGGCAAGCTTTGTCAAGCCAGCCACTGCACTGGAGTTGAATGAAGCCGATGACTCAGCGGTTAACACGAGTCCGGTGAAGGACCAGGCTTACTATTTGAGTGATCTGCCGGGCGGATCTGGGGTTGGACCCAACCCGATGGAGATCGGCTACGATGCCGTGGAGATCGGAATATCCAATTGGGAAAACTCGTCACAGGTCCCTCGCTTTGAATTCTTTAACGATCCCTACCTGACCGGTCTGATCCACCAAGCGTTGACGGGCAACCAGGAACTGAAGATTCTGAACGAAGAGATCCGGATCGCATCGAACGAGGTTCAGGCTCGAAGCGGTGAGTACCTTCCCTTCGTCACGCTTGGCGGCGGTGCCGGTGTTGAAAAGTCCAGTGCCTATTCGCGAGAAGGGGCGGTCGAAGAACATCTTGATGCTCGCGGCAAATCGTTTCCTGATCCGCTGCCCGATTTCTTGGTTGCGACCAACGTGTCGTGGGAGATCGACATCTGGCGTAAACTACGCAATGCGAGAGACGCGGCTTGTCTACGCTATCTCGGATCAGTCGACGGACGGAATTACATCGTCACCCGTATGGTCGCCGAGGTGGCTGAGAACTATTTCGAGCTGTTGGCTCTCGACAACCAATTGCTGACACTCGACAAGACGATCGAGATTCAACAAAGAAGTCTCGAGACCTCGCAACAGATGAAGGATGCCGGCCGCGGCACCGAATTGGCCGTCCAGCGATTCTTGGCCGAAGTGCAAAAGAATGAAAGCGAAAAACTGATCATTCAGCAGCGGATCGTCGAAGCCGAAAACCGCATCAACTTTCTGCTCGGTCGCTACCCCCAACCCGTCCAGCGATCCTCGGTGGAATACATCGACTTGAACCTCCACTCGCTCAGCGCCGGGGTGCCAGCCCAATTGCTGCGTAACCGCTCGGACATCCGGCAAGCCGAACGTGAAGTGGCAGCAGCCGGGTTGGATGTGAAAGTCGCAAGAGCTCGCTTCTATCCTTCGCTGAACCTTAGTGCAGGGGTTGGCTACCGAGCCTTCGATGCCGGGTATTTGTTCTCGACGCCGGAATCCTTGATTTACAATGTCGCCGGAGACTTGGTCGCTCCGTTGATCAACAAGAAGGCGATCAAGGCGGCCTATCGCAGTGCGAATGCTCAGCAACTGCAAGCGGTGTACGACTACCAACGCACCGTGTTAAATGCGTATACCGAAGTGGTTAATCAGCTGACTAAAGTGGACAACTACGCCAAGAGCATCGAGATCAAAAAACAACAACTCGAGTCGTTGGAAGCATCGGTCGACAGCGCAACTAAGTTGTTTCAGAATGCTCGCGCCGAATACATGGAGGTGCTGTTGGCTCAGCGTGACATGATGGAGGCCAAAATGGTCTTGATCGAAACCAAGCAAGAGCAATTGGCGGCCACGGTCAACGCGTATCAAGCCCTCGGCGGGGGCGGTGCGGTGACAGGGATGAATTAG
- a CDS encoding glycoside hydrolase family 16 protein has product MNSQISYLAIQQHSIHLSRIPACFGRHVPQASAIHRLLCVALCMGWIGFTASPLVAQDKTTTAADPAMKLVWQDEFDGDSLDYCKWGVEVNAFGGGNSELQIYTDRSENVRVEDGHLVIEARKDNAGISGTEREYSSGRVRTKHRGDWKYGRIDVRAKLPEGAGIWSAIWMLPTDDAYGGWAASGEIDIMEMKGQEPDQVLGTLHYGDAWPRNAYSGDKYKLQSGTFADDFHTFSVVWKAGQIDWLIDGKKYQTQTKWSSTGGEFPAPFDQEFHLLLNVAVGGNFLGPPNDSTPFPAKMLVDYVRVYQ; this is encoded by the coding sequence ATGAATTCACAAATCTCTTACCTGGCAATTCAGCAACACTCAATCCATCTGTCACGGATTCCCGCGTGCTTCGGCAGACACGTTCCGCAAGCCTCGGCCATCCATCGGCTATTGTGTGTCGCCCTTTGCATGGGATGGATTGGTTTTACGGCGAGTCCGCTGGTTGCACAGGACAAAACCACCACGGCGGCCGATCCCGCGATGAAGCTGGTGTGGCAAGACGAATTCGATGGCGACTCACTGGACTATTGCAAGTGGGGAGTCGAAGTCAACGCGTTTGGAGGCGGCAATAGCGAGCTGCAAATTTACACTGACCGTTCGGAAAACGTCCGCGTCGAAGATGGCCATCTGGTAATCGAAGCTCGCAAAGACAACGCGGGAATCAGCGGTACCGAGCGTGAGTATTCATCGGGACGCGTGCGGACCAAACATCGCGGCGATTGGAAATACGGCCGCATCGATGTGCGAGCCAAACTTCCCGAGGGAGCCGGAATTTGGTCGGCGATTTGGATGCTGCCCACCGACGACGCCTACGGCGGATGGGCTGCCAGCGGTGAGATCGACATCATGGAAATGAAAGGACAAGAGCCCGATCAAGTCTTAGGCACGTTGCACTACGGCGATGCTTGGCCACGCAATGCATACAGCGGCGACAAGTACAAACTGCAGAGCGGCACTTTCGCCGACGATTTCCACACCTTTTCTGTCGTTTGGAAAGCGGGCCAAATCGATTGGCTAATCGATGGCAAGAAATACCAAACGCAAACCAAATGGAGCAGCACCGGAGGTGAATTCCCGGCGCCGTTTGACCAAGAATTTCACTTGCTATTGAACGTCGCGGTCGGAGGCAATTTCCTTGGCCCCCCAAATGATTCCACTCCATTTCCGGCAAAGATGTTGGTCGACTACGTACGGGTTTATCAATAG
- a CDS encoding MFS transporter: MTAYEPAESPGVATKPPGQGAIEGPVTSPPERDQRLSVGEKLGYGVGDTASNLYWKTFEFFLVYFYTDVFGLTAKSAGTLMLVTRIWDAINDPLVGYLADRTRTAWGRFRPYLVWMAVPFAITGMMTFYTPNLGPTGKLIYAYVTYTLVMMAYTAINIPYGALMGVISSDSIERTSVSTYRFVAAFCGGIVVQYCTLGMVRYFGGSETAVIDGVAKEVVVNEQMGFFWTMAVFSVAAVILFLITFATTKERVQPAVAMKSTFRADLRFVLTSLRVHQVMLGGLALLACLATAFSTDTLLPILGGYVFLSLVSLAVRQVALHRFDDVTEASTLEMDFNDLISNRPWMVLFGFGLLQLSGLFVRGGAILYYFKYYCGDASLAPMFWVLGSFAAIAGMLLTKPLTRIFGKKNLMIGMNAGVAVLTACFLFLEPDQIKTMFALQIAASFIGGPVPVLLWAMYADTADYSEWRGGRRATGLVFAAATFSQKMGCAVGAAMTGFALDYYGYLQPLLGVEQLQTPTTLAGLRMMMSVIPAVFLLSAAACLLLYNINQTLSVQIERELQARRTEDLQPT, from the coding sequence GTGACTGCCTATGAACCCGCCGAAAGTCCTGGTGTCGCGACAAAACCGCCCGGCCAGGGAGCGATCGAAGGTCCAGTAACCTCGCCCCCTGAACGTGACCAACGCCTCAGCGTGGGTGAAAAATTGGGTTACGGGGTCGGCGACACCGCATCGAACCTGTACTGGAAAACGTTCGAATTTTTTCTGGTCTACTTCTATACCGATGTGTTTGGTTTGACGGCCAAGTCGGCGGGCACGCTGATGTTGGTGACCCGAATCTGGGACGCGATCAATGACCCCTTGGTCGGTTACCTTGCCGATCGCACGCGTACGGCGTGGGGACGATTCCGGCCCTATTTGGTTTGGATGGCCGTCCCCTTTGCGATCACGGGGATGATGACGTTCTACACGCCTAATCTCGGGCCCACCGGAAAATTGATCTACGCCTACGTCACTTACACCTTAGTGATGATGGCCTACACCGCGATCAACATTCCGTACGGAGCGTTGATGGGAGTGATCAGCTCGGATTCGATCGAGCGGACGAGCGTTTCGACTTACCGGTTTGTCGCTGCGTTTTGCGGAGGCATCGTGGTCCAGTACTGCACGTTGGGGATGGTTCGCTACTTTGGTGGCAGCGAAACCGCCGTCATCGATGGCGTGGCCAAAGAGGTCGTCGTCAACGAACAGATGGGCTTTTTCTGGACCATGGCGGTCTTTTCGGTTGCCGCCGTGATCCTGTTTTTGATCACGTTTGCCACCACCAAAGAACGAGTGCAACCGGCGGTTGCGATGAAGTCGACCTTCCGCGCCGACTTGCGGTTTGTGTTGACAAGCCTTCGCGTCCATCAAGTGATGTTAGGCGGATTGGCTCTATTGGCATGTTTGGCCACCGCGTTTTCGACCGACACGCTGCTGCCCATTTTGGGCGGTTACGTGTTCTTAAGCTTGGTTTCGTTGGCGGTCCGCCAAGTGGCGTTACATCGCTTCGACGATGTTACCGAGGCATCCACCTTGGAAATGGATTTCAATGACTTGATTTCCAATCGTCCTTGGATGGTTTTGTTTGGCTTTGGGCTACTGCAACTCTCTGGCTTATTTGTTCGCGGCGGTGCCATTTTGTACTACTTCAAGTACTACTGTGGCGACGCCTCGCTGGCTCCGATGTTCTGGGTCTTGGGCAGTTTTGCTGCGATCGCGGGGATGTTGTTGACCAAACCGCTCACACGGATCTTTGGCAAAAAGAACCTGATGATTGGGATGAATGCGGGAGTCGCCGTGTTGACCGCCTGCTTCCTGTTTCTTGAACCGGACCAGATCAAGACGATGTTTGCTCTGCAAATTGCCGCGTCGTTCATTGGCGGACCGGTTCCCGTGTTGTTGTGGGCGATGTACGCCGACACCGCGGACTATTCCGAGTGGCGTGGAGGCCGACGCGCCACCGGGCTTGTTTTCGCAGCCGCCACCTTCTCACAAAAAATGGGCTGCGCCGTTGGCGCTGCGATGACCGGATTTGCACTGGATTACTACGGTTATCTGCAACCGCTGTTGGGTGTCGAGCAATTGCAAACCCCCACGACGCTGGCGGGTTTGCGAATGATGATGAGCGTGATTCCCGCGGTGTTCCTGTTATCGGCCGCAGCCTGCCTGCTTCTGTACAACATCAACCAAACGCTGTCGGTCCAGATCGAGCGTGAGTTGCAAGCGAGAAGGACCGAGGACTTGCAACCGACATAG
- a CDS encoding LacI family DNA-binding transcriptional regulator — MKLNGTTISDIAARANVSKSTVSRVLNDKSVVNQQTRKVVLEAMESLGYQANAFARSLASGRSMTVGVLTQKIGSPFYDMIMQGVIQGFAGTGYSPLFVDGQWEESTALEVIRAVLGRKVDGMLLLGGDLPEQQLNELKERLPTIVVGKEIPGWENQCVYIDNISAAYDATKHLIDFGHRDIAIIQGIKQHQDAMRRFDGYAKALADAGIELDPGLVLEGDFSAQSGIVGISSLLMRGKSFTAVFCANDMVAYGARLALQRHGIRVPEDVSIVGFDDQGESAYVTPPLTTVRQPGTEMGAAAAAGLVQLMQGKPCVLPTLQAELKCRESVARVLR, encoded by the coding sequence ATGAAACTCAACGGAACCACCATCAGCGACATCGCGGCGCGAGCCAACGTCAGCAAGAGCACGGTGTCGCGTGTCTTGAACGACAAGTCGGTGGTCAATCAGCAGACACGCAAAGTCGTGCTCGAGGCGATGGAGTCGCTTGGCTATCAAGCCAACGCCTTCGCTCGAAGCCTCGCCAGCGGACGTTCGATGACGGTGGGTGTGTTGACTCAGAAAATTGGCAGCCCCTTTTACGACATGATTATGCAAGGGGTCATCCAAGGCTTTGCCGGAACCGGTTACTCGCCGCTATTCGTCGACGGTCAATGGGAAGAGAGCACTGCATTGGAAGTGATCCGAGCGGTGCTGGGACGAAAAGTGGATGGAATGTTGCTGCTGGGCGGTGATCTTCCTGAACAACAATTAAATGAACTCAAAGAGCGATTGCCAACGATCGTCGTCGGCAAAGAGATTCCGGGGTGGGAAAACCAATGTGTCTATATCGACAACATCAGCGCCGCCTACGACGCAACGAAACACTTGATTGATTTTGGGCATCGCGACATCGCGATCATCCAAGGGATCAAGCAGCATCAGGATGCGATGCGGCGATTCGACGGCTACGCCAAAGCCCTCGCTGACGCGGGCATCGAGCTGGATCCGGGCTTGGTGCTCGAAGGAGACTTCTCGGCACAGTCGGGTATTGTCGGGATCAGCTCGCTGTTGATGCGAGGCAAATCCTTCACTGCGGTGTTCTGTGCAAATGACATGGTTGCCTATGGCGCTAGACTGGCTTTACAGCGGCATGGGATTCGTGTTCCCGAGGATGTGTCCATTGTCGGGTTTGATGACCAGGGTGAATCGGCTTATGTGACTCCGCCGTTAACCACGGTCCGGCAACCAGGGACGGAGATGGGAGCGGCCGCCGCGGCGGGGCTCGTCCAATTAATGCAAGGCAAACCCTGCGTGCTGCCAACGTTACAAGCCGAACTGAAATGTCGTGAATCGGTAGCGAGGGTACTGCGATGA